The nucleotide window aggcaatcaatgtgcctgctcccgtcctggtctccattctgccagcctgttcctcttcacttctttttcctgcttctttattgatgtaacttcatgttgccttttctttatcttgagggtaggctcccctcttatacccttctctccacagcagttcttttcaaaacaacttttcattagtcaaacaactttgaatgtaacaacaacagcaaacacacagaaacatccatgccttaacagctggagaacaagagaaccagctggagaacaagaaaccccagactgcatggagtctcctgaaccacccttctttgttccctctaaactcttttatattcctgatggcctcgttgttaagagtctaatgttacCTCAATCACGgggttttccaacccccatggccacattcctaaatctcccccttctgtattaatatcaaccattttctcaacacaaattaccactccatatataacactaaagatcttttttattattattatttatttttttattgctatcATTTTGTTCCTATCTTGTCTAAGTCTGGCTCCTGTCAATTAACAATGAATCAAAATGTGCCACAAAGCcaacaaaatacttttgtaaCTCAAGGGGATACTTCACTCTGCTAACATCCTGGTTTCACTACCCGAAAGGAGCAGATAACGTTGTCTAATCTATACTTGCCAGCTGGTCTTTTGTTGGTCTGGTTACTCAAGGAGGATCATCATAAAACCTGACAGAAGAGGGAGTCACGCATTTAAGTGCTTTCAGCATTACATCTGAGTAAAAGTGTCTCGAGAGTGAAGGACACAAGAGTCATCCAGAACCCCCTGATCTGAAGTTAAAAGTATTGAAAAGACAAGATGTCATTTTTTTGGCATTAGGCCTATAATATTCCCTTTGTTTTTTGGGGACTGCACATGGGAGTGTCCTTGGAGAGTGATATCCAAATTGGAAAGGCAGCTCACTGTACTCTGGAGATTGTGACAAGTCCCAAGAGCCCAGACAGATAGGATCTTTGGGAGGAGAGGACTGGGTGGGCTAAGACGTTGATCATGAGTCAGCAACGTGCCCTTGCAGTGAGGCCAACAGCATTCTGGGCTGCTTTAGCAAGAGCACAGCCAGAAGGTCATGGGAAGGGATCCTGCCCCTTGGTTTGGCACTTGTGAGAccacagctggagcagcacGGCTGCATGGTACAGGGAGGATATCGAGGCACTGCACCCAGTGCAAGGGACGGCACCAAGCTGGTCAGGGcgctgcagcacagggctccTGGAGGAGGCAAGGCCAGACTTTATCTGCCTCCAGAAGCAGAGCCAGACCCTTCTCAAAGCCAACATATGGGGCATTGTGATTATGTCCTGGGGTAAGCAGGATGGCGGGGCAGGATGGCCTCCCTTGCTTGGAGGCTGCAAGAGGAGATGGATAAAAAGATTACGATAGGGATTTCTGGGGGTTAATTGcttaagggatttttttttttttggggggggaaggggataCAGGGAAGGCGGGATGCAGTGCCCTTTCGTGCACCGCCTCCCCCTTCTCCGCATctccccacccaaaaaaaagaaaaaaaaaaagaaaaaaaaaaaaaaggcggggTTCTGGGGGAGGCCGGTGGAGGGCGCCACGATCGCGGCGAGGCTCGGGTGGCCATGGCGGCGGGaaggctgctgctcctcgccctgctgctgctgctgctgcttctgctgggggGCACGGCGGGACCCGGAGCCCGGGCAGCCCGCAGCCGGGGCTCAGAGAAGCAGAATAGCCTCCGCCGCGCCGCCAGCGGCCTCTACCAGGGAGTCAGCGGCCTCTTCGGGGAGGACAACGTGCGGGCCCTGCAGAAGGTGAGGCTGCGGGCGCTTCCCCTCCACCTCCACGCAGACTCCTCGcatctccccctcctctcctccgcTGCCTCACTTCTCGTCGCCCTTCCCTTCGTGGCCTCCGCCGGCCCGGAGGTTTCAGGGACAGAGGTGGAGGCCGCCTCCCGCcggagccaggagctgggcctCGGCCTCGGCCCCTTTCCGAGCCCCCGCTGCGGCCGGAGCCTCACTGCgagaaggagaaagggcagggggaggctcGGCGTGGAGCAAACGGTGGAATAGAGGGGATGAAGAGACCTCTAATTTAGGGATGGGGAGGCCGGGTCAGCCCGCTGCCTCCCTCCGGCTGAATGCGGCCAgcgtgcagcagcacagctcccgtAGGGGCTTGCAAGGGGTGAGGTTGGTACGCAGGCACAGGAATCCGTCCGCTGgccaggaagaagaggaggaggaggaggaggagatgctgctggatGCACCCAGGAATCCACTCGAGGCACCTTGGTGTGATGACCGGCATCTTCCAGCTGCCCGATGAAACTGATTCCCTTCACCCCTGTCCATTCCTTGTACtaagtgttttctttcaacttCAGCACAACAGTAAAGCTAACAAAAGCTATTCAAAAATCCTATTAACATATAGGTTTACATACCAAAATACCTAAATTAACCTCGTAAGTTTATGATCtgcagacttaaaaaaaatacagttatatCTTTTGCCTTGCGGACTTGAAAATATTCTGCAACTTCTGTTTAATGAATTATAATTCTACTCATGACTAGTAAGTTGCAAGTGTGTTTAAGGaattgaggattttttttaattttcatttttatttctcagtttttctcaaGGTTGACAGAGAGGTTTGTGAATGGGGTGGATATATTAATGGACACATTCTGGAGAATATGGACTGATTTGTTAGATGTTCTTGGAATTGATGGTAAGTGTAATGCTTGTTAACCCGTGAAAGATATGGGCATGTATCACTGCTTACATGAGTgggaaaataattacattttattgaaCATCCACCAGTATTATCTCTATCTGTTTTACGTGGCTTTGACTTTGCTGTTAGTAACCTCAAACAAGAGGTGTAAAACCAACCACTCTGTTTTGGCGTATGTATCTACTGGATGTCTGTAAAACACGTTACAGGTCATGGCTGATTTCTTGTTATCAGCATTAAAAGGATTCCATTGGCTAGGAaccatacacaaaaaaaaaaaaaaataaaaaaaaatgaagaaggacTAGAAGAAGGAAAGATGCAATTGAGAGCCTTTAGAATATAAATTTTACAAAGCGGGTTCTTTATCTTTAATGCGAACTTGGACCTTATGCCTGACGGCGGTTTGTCCTTAAACAATCTTCAGTGCCTCTACTTCAAAGGAATTCAATCACATCATTAGAGCTGGGCCAGTCCTTTGAGGATGATCCATCCGGAAATGGATGAACTAGCTCTACCCCTTATTTTGGAAAATCACAATCAGGGCCCCACGATGTGACTTTGGAAGCTGTACTTGCTTTTTTGCCATTCTCACTTTTGAGTGCCCTCGTTAATATTCTgtaaattttcctttgtttttcagcctCCAACTTGACTCATTATTTCAGCCCAGCAGCAATTGCCAACAACCCAACCCGTGCTCTTCTGCTGATTGGTGCCATTTTACTTGCCTACTGGTTTTTATCTCTCTTCCTTGGATTCTTCTTCTATCTCCTGCACATGCTGTTTGGTCGCTTTTTCTGGATTGCGAGGGTTGCCCTTTTCACCCTCTCATGCGTGTACATCCTGCAGAAGTATGAAGGTGACCCAGAACACGCAgtcctgcctctctgctttgTTGTAGCAGTCTACTTCATGACGGGGCCTGTGGGATTTTActggagaagaaacagcaacagcagcctTGAGGAGAAGATGGACCACCTGGACAGTCAGATCAGACTTCTGAATATACGTCTCTCTAGGGTGATTGAAAACCTGGACAGAGGCAGTGACCAATGAACCAACCCTACAGACCACTGTACACCAGCTCTAGAAAATTCCTAAGCACTGTCTCATTTGAAGTTACAAAGCAACAAAGCATCACATGGTAAAAAGTGTGCAAAGTTATAACTTTTCATCATGTGTAAGACTAATTTATCTAGATTATACACTCAGCCATTATACttgtaggaagaaaaattaagctGTATATTCAGAGTTTTATCCAGTACTAGAATTTTATCAGTAGATAAACGCTTACTtttacaagcatttaaaaacatcttttataaattttttataaagcaaattGAGTAGTCTTTCAAATACTGAAATTGAGCTCAACGTATGCAAATTTGACAttaagaagttaaaaagaaaaaaaaaaaatctcaagctACCAAACACTTGTATTGAGAAATAACTGCTGTGggtccacttttttttttttttttttttttttttttttaaagaatcataAATGTTCTCCTTTTGTAGTTAGCTTATTTAATTGACTCAAAGTTGCCTTTCGTAGAATAGCTGATGAATAAATTTTCTGGTATCCAGGCCAAAAAATTCACACTATAGATTCTTAATAGGAGGTGCGGAATGAGGGAGGATGATCTCATAAATTTGAAGTCCTGAAATGCCAGTCCCATATGAGGAATTGAGAAGTGCACATGTGGctttatttcattgcttttcctATCAGGATCTGATATTTTGATGTTTGGAAGGAATCCGGTTTAATAAGTTGACACAAAGGAAGAGATGTAGTGTGAGTAAATCATAACTTACATTTGATCTTCATAATGAAGTACATTCCAAGCATGgaataaaatgtgatttttaacaCCGGGACCCACGTACTTTCTCAAAAAAGGCAGCAGTTAAAACATCTGCAAATGTATTGTTGCTTAAAGCTTTCTCAGGACCAATAAGCAGCAATAAATTATCTTCAGGAAGATCtggattttgtttctaaaattgTGATAGTTTTATAGGAGCTTTTTGCTTGAAGTCTGTGTCCTCACTCTATTGGGTTTCAGGCAGTGAGTCCCCTTACAGGAAGGGTGTATTAAACAGTTGTATTTCAGTGCAGTGTAGGAGCTTtgaagcaattttatttttgaaggatttAGGTATTTGTAACCTTATAATTAACTAGCTTGGTAGACGACCACTGGCTTTGTAAGGTTTGCTGTAATGTACTGAAACAAAGGTAACCTCAGGGAGGAAGGTCTTGTAAGTGGTTTAATGTAGTAACTGATAGCATTTGAGACTAAAacggggtgggaggggagggagaacaTCTAATTCCTTAGTGATGAGCACAGTACCAATAGCAGGAGAGGTAAAATGGaccacagctgaagaaaaacatatttcctaGTATCTGAATGATTAGGTAAAGAAAAGCTGCAACAAAAATTGGTCCATGATAGGGACTGGCCAAAAAGCAAGGGGAACAGATATGAGTAGATGATGTACATGCCGCGGATTTGCTGGTGAGTGCCCACTGCGGCGGGACTGACTGTACATGGCTGAGCACGGCGTGATGCTGGGTCTTCAGCGTCTTGTCTCGTTGGACACAAGTTCGCTGGATGTGGCGCTTAACTGAATGTAACTGTGgggtgaatttatttttctctttgtgctgAAGTTTAGCACTCTTCTTAAAATTTGTGTTACTTGCCTAAGCTCTTTTGATCTGTATGTGATGTTTACATGAATGATgactttaaaatcaatttttatggCCTTCACGCCGACCTGTGGTCACTTCAGTTCAGTGTGGTTTAAGTTCACATGCAGTTGACATTGttgtaatcattttttttttttttaattgcatctgCAAATTAATCTGACCTAAGGAATGCAAAGAGTTGCAAAGCAACCGCTTTTTATAACTTAGTCTTTCCCATAAACAGATAACTACTATGGCAACAAACAGCCTGCTTTGTAAATCTGGAAGTTGAACTTacttatgcatttttaaagctcGTTTTCCGTTAGTATTACAGTCTTCCCTGTGAATTCTGTTTTCCCTGCTGTTGTGCACCAAGGACTGAGCTAAAACAGCAACCTGGAAATTAGGAATTGATTAGCAAAGATGGTCAAGtctttgtgttttgctgaatCTGAGGCTTGAGGACCAAAGTCTGCAAACCTTGCTCATGTAAATGGCTCTATTGACTTCAACAGAACTATGTGCATGAGCCAGTTTTGCATAGATTGTATTTTATGTAATCCATATTCaatgttgaaattaaaagtaCTGAATTGTTTATATATTAAGAGCTGACTATTAAAaagattactttaaaaatactatataaaaattattttgggtTATAGTTTCTCCCTGTGTCTGTAATTGTTTCTTAGTTTTGTAAAAATCAGCCTTCCTATATTAATACTCTTAATTTTGATCACCCTGctgcttgaaaaaatatttttgtattcacTTGCACCCCATGTATAGCAAAATGTTATGTGAAAAGCAGTATATATAAAATTGGatatttttaatcagtatttTTCCCAGTGCTCAGTTTTCACGTTAGACAAATTCGAAAGTAatgaatttttttaaagcacaatcTAGTCTTCAATATATATACGTTAAAatgctctgtatttttaaacatgcacTATAGTGAAAACGCTTTTGGGACATGAATGTGGTATTATATTTAATCTCTTTCAACTTACTTTTGTAAATACCTTTACAGATACTTCCCATACGAGTCATCTAGTTTATCCATCCagtttttgctctgttttttaaaactcGTTCCAGTGACAGCGGTTGCACTGCTCTTCCGTTGCCATGGATGTGAGCAGCTTGTATTAATGCAGAGAAGTGCAGGTATTGCTTGTGGGTAAGCCCAGGCACAGCTTCTGCCAGACGTGCCCGTGGCAGTGGTGAGGATGGGAGTAAAGCCAAGACCTGAAGCTCCCAGGCTTTGGCTGCAACCCCCGGGCAGCTTTGCAGGAGGTGGGCAGCAGCGTCTGTGCTCCTGCAGTGCTGTCACCTTGGTGAGCAGCTCTTagagcagcacaggctgggctatctgagggcagggagaggtgcGTAACTGTGATGCCTGCCCTCAGATCTGAAGGCTCAGCACCTCAAATGCTTCCTATTTACCTTCctgttttcagcagctgctcGGAGGAGTGTCACCTTACTCACTGGCTGACACAACAGTGAAAGATGGGCTTCAAACTGTCTGGTGTCAGAAATTCCAGGAAGGTCTTTAAGTGTTGTAAGCTCCATGCTTTGAGACCTGATGTTTGAAACTACTGTACTATTTTCAATACATGAACATCTTTGCTAAACTAACAATTTAGCAATTTCTTTGAGAGTAGACACCTTACCTATAGATAACTGATCTGTTGTACGCGGAGTGTAACGCTTTTACAAGTGGTATTGGATGTCAGAGTACCATGTATACAACCTGGTGTAGTTCAATGCTTACTTAATAGTGTGTCCTTCAAATTGTGACTTGCTTTTCAAGACTCGTTGCGTAGTGAATGTGGAAATTAGGCCCGTGTAAACCTTAGCTCTTTGATGGTGTACAAGTTTTTTAGGTGTGATTTGCCTCACATACTGATCTGTATTTGGCAGCTAATGAGTAAACGACCGTAAGTTCTCTTTGTCCGGgttggaaaataaaaggttttatCGTATCTGCATGTATTTTAAACTTTTGGATAATTCCATCCACCTGTGATGACAGCACATTAAAAAATCTTGCCTTTTTAATCGGTGGTTGTCTTTACTGCGGGCGTGTGTGGCGGTGGTGGAGACGGGGCGGGAGCCGGTTTTGAACCCTCTTCGGAAGGAGAGGCGCGGTCTCGGCTTCGCCCCGCCCCTCCTCGCGAGAGCGCGCGCGGCCCGGAAGGGACAGGAGGCGCAcgtggggcaggggctggtcCCGCCGCCGCCATGGGCCGCGCGCGCCGCCGGCACAACTGGAAGGCGCGGGCGGGGGCGCGCGGCGCCGCGCAGGCACggccccaggagcagccccgggaACACCCCGTGCCCgcggagctgcagctgggaggtgCGGGGACGGGACGGACCGGGCTGGGGACCGGGGacctgggggctggggctgggccgaATGGCGGCTGCGAGTCGCTGCCCGCCTGCCCGAGTCCTGCGGCCAGGCCGGGGCAGCGCTTTTGCTCGTTATTGAGCTTAATGAGCTATTGCTCGTTAATGTGCTAGTCGTTGTTAATAGCAATAGTGGAATGTATAGCACAATAAGCTATTGCTTATTAATATGCCTTTGGTTATTAAGGCAATTCATTTAttgaagcacttctgtgctgggcaCTTGCACCATCAGAACAAATGTCGCTTGTCAAAAATCACTTTTCGTACACTATtattataaaaacataattagtgcagatttttattattaaaaaaatcccttatTTTGTGGAGAGTCATGCTTGTGCCTGTCCTGAGCTGCCCCCATGCCCTTTGATGCTGgggggttaaaaaataaataaaaagggcaaTTTCACATTCTTGTTACCAGCCAAGTATTGATGTGCTGATTTCATGGGGTTTTGTCCTTTCTGATAACTgggaactttttattttttggttggAGGTGAGGGTTGTGTTTGTTCAGCTAAATCTGGTAAGGTTTGCAGTGAGGCTGTTGAGCAGTGTGCTGAAAATAACCAGCGTGGCGCAAATGAATAACCAAACATGCTTGCAGATGGGGCAAAGCTGAAGGGAGTTGATGAAAGTAATGCCCTGGTCCTGCCAGccaaaaaagcaaagccaaaaaaagcTCTGAGTGCTGTGCATCACCAGAAGAAACCCCTGagcaagaaacagaagaagaacTTGCA belongs to Aythya fuligula isolate bAytFul2 chromosome 17, bAytFul2.pri, whole genome shotgun sequence and includes:
- the BRI3BP gene encoding BRI3-binding protein produces the protein MAAGRLLLLALLLLLLLLLGGTAGPGARAARSRGSEKQNSLRRAASGLYQGVSGLFGEDNVRALQKFFSRLTERFVNGVDILMDTFWRIWTDLLDVLGIDASNLTHYFSPAAIANNPTRALLLIGAILLAYWFLSLFLGFFFYLLHMLFGRFFWIARVALFTLSCVYILQKYEGDPEHAVLPLCFVVAVYFMTGPVGFYWRRNSNSSLEEKMDHLDSQIRLLNIRLSRVIENLDRGSDQ